A portion of the Gemmatimonas sp. genome contains these proteins:
- a CDS encoding DUF1592 domain-containing protein produces the protein MKSVVAVGAGSVILAIAASSYDRVEARVASVAPQPIAATAVISPVSYLASPSAPLARYRATLDAVRPSIGAHARTTRTLAPVVLNEVVKKTCAGCHSDQRKMGNFSLQSFDLATVGATSPIIAEKMIGKLRTGMMPPPGRPRPAGDTLDVLTETLERQMDAIAVRRPDVGRRSFQRLNRAEYERAVKDLLTVSVNAESWLPLDTKSANFDNIADVQIPSATVLESYLDAASAISRLAVGDAKANRSTTTYKVSRLTNQNGRDSDTPIGTRGGGASTHYFPADGAYVFAVSLHSTPIGQLVGGNAPFDEKIEISVDGERVALLDIDRGMHESEPNGLDLKTVPITVKAGPRVVAAAYVRTFEGPVEDLMTPIGNSLPDTQIGIQDAITIQGHMKLFTVTGPFNPTGVSDTPSRRRIFSCRPLSAAEQRPCAERIVNRIGSQAYRRPLTVSDRQAIMSFYDEEAKSGGFESGVRGAVEAILASPYFVFRADEVAGNAKPGSKVAVSSSDLASRLSFFLWGTLPDSTLTGVARRGLLSDTTVLIAQTKRMLADPRADALSTRFAAQWLRLQDIEKVNPDPLLYPAFNLQLAKNMQKETELFVASLVRENRSLLDLYTADYTYVNEDLAKHYGMTEVVGSDFRRVTYTDKNRVGILGHGSVLLLTSQGNRTSPVLRGKWVMEVLMGSPPPPPPPNVPDLEVTGASKEGRMLTTRERMEEHRANASCRSCHQFIDPIGLALDNFDVIGQWRIKENNMPLDTRGDYYDGTKITGPRELQQVLLKRPVPLVRTFVTNLMAYAVGRRVEYSDGPAIRKIEASVRAKNYRIQDVVLGVVKSDAFRMRMVPVAQAALPASGASVGHSR, from the coding sequence ATGAAATCTGTCGTTGCTGTAGGTGCTGGCTCAGTCATCCTCGCGATCGCTGCGAGCAGCTATGATCGCGTCGAGGCTCGTGTCGCGTCCGTCGCTCCGCAGCCCATCGCGGCGACGGCCGTGATTTCGCCGGTCAGCTACCTCGCCTCACCGTCGGCGCCACTCGCACGCTATCGCGCGACGCTCGATGCAGTGCGTCCAAGCATTGGCGCGCACGCGCGCACCACGCGCACCCTGGCCCCGGTCGTGCTCAACGAGGTCGTCAAGAAAACCTGTGCGGGCTGTCATAGCGATCAGCGCAAGATGGGCAATTTCTCGCTGCAGTCGTTCGATCTCGCTACGGTCGGCGCCACGTCACCGATCATCGCAGAGAAGATGATCGGCAAGCTGCGCACGGGCATGATGCCGCCGCCGGGACGTCCGCGTCCGGCCGGCGACACGCTCGACGTCCTCACCGAAACGCTTGAACGGCAGATGGACGCGATCGCCGTGCGCAGGCCCGATGTCGGTCGCCGCTCCTTTCAGCGGTTGAACCGGGCCGAGTACGAACGTGCGGTCAAGGACCTGCTCACGGTGAGCGTGAACGCCGAGTCGTGGCTGCCGCTCGATACCAAGAGCGCGAACTTCGATAACATCGCCGACGTGCAGATCCCGTCGGCCACGGTGCTCGAGTCGTACCTCGACGCGGCGAGCGCCATCAGCCGGCTGGCGGTTGGCGATGCCAAGGCGAACCGATCGACCACGACGTACAAAGTTTCACGCCTCACCAATCAGAACGGACGTGACAGCGACACGCCGATCGGTACCCGCGGCGGCGGTGCGTCCACGCACTATTTTCCGGCCGATGGCGCGTATGTGTTCGCGGTGTCGCTGCATTCCACGCCGATCGGGCAGCTGGTCGGTGGCAATGCGCCGTTCGACGAGAAGATCGAGATCTCGGTCGACGGTGAGCGCGTGGCACTGCTGGATATCGATCGTGGCATGCACGAGAGTGAGCCGAATGGGCTCGATCTCAAGACGGTGCCGATCACCGTGAAGGCGGGCCCACGTGTCGTGGCTGCCGCGTACGTGCGTACGTTCGAAGGACCGGTCGAAGACCTCATGACGCCGATTGGGAACAGCCTGCCCGACACGCAGATCGGCATTCAGGACGCGATCACGATTCAGGGCCACATGAAGCTGTTCACGGTCACCGGCCCGTTCAATCCGACGGGCGTGTCCGATACGCCAAGCCGTCGTCGTATCTTCAGCTGCCGTCCGCTCAGTGCCGCCGAACAGCGCCCCTGCGCCGAACGCATCGTGAATCGCATCGGCTCGCAGGCCTACCGCCGGCCGCTGACGGTCAGCGATCGCCAGGCGATCATGAGCTTTTACGACGAAGAAGCGAAGTCGGGTGGATTCGAAAGCGGCGTTCGCGGCGCGGTCGAAGCGATTCTGGCCAGCCCGTACTTCGTGTTCCGCGCCGATGAAGTGGCCGGGAACGCGAAGCCGGGCTCGAAGGTCGCGGTCAGCTCCTCCGACTTGGCGTCGCGCCTGTCGTTCTTCCTCTGGGGAACGCTGCCGGACTCGACGCTCACCGGCGTCGCGCGGCGCGGCTTGCTCAGCGACACCACGGTGCTGATCGCGCAGACAAAACGCATGCTGGCCGATCCGCGCGCCGATGCGCTGTCCACGCGCTTTGCCGCGCAGTGGCTGCGCTTGCAGGACATCGAGAAGGTGAATCCGGACCCGCTGCTGTACCCCGCGTTCAATCTGCAGCTCGCGAAGAACATGCAGAAGGAAACGGAGCTGTTCGTGGCCAGCCTGGTGCGCGAGAACCGCAGCCTGCTCGATCTGTACACGGCCGACTACACGTACGTGAACGAAGACCTGGCCAAGCACTACGGCATGACGGAGGTCGTGGGCAGCGACTTCCGTCGTGTCACCTACACCGACAAGAACCGCGTCGGCATTCTGGGACACGGCAGCGTGTTGCTGCTCACGTCACAGGGCAATCGCACGTCGCCGGTGTTACGTGGCAAGTGGGTGATGGAAGTGCTCATGGGCTCACCGCCGCCACCGCCGCCGCCCAATGTGCCCGACCTCGAAGTGACAGGCGCCAGCAAGGAAGGTCGCATGCTGACCACGCGCGAGCGCATGGAAGAGCACCGCGCCAATGCCTCGTGCCGCTCCTGCCACCAGTTCATCGATCCGATCGGACTGGCGCTCGACAACTTCGATGTGATCGGACAGTGGCGCATCAAGGAGAACAACATGCCGCTCGATACGCGCGGTGATTACTACGACGGCACCAAGATCACCGGCCCACGGGAGCTGCAGCAGGTGCTGCTGAAGCGTCCGGTGCCACTGGTGCGCACGTTCGTGACGAACCTGATGGCCTACGCCGTCGGTCGGCGCGTGGAGTACTCCGATGGTCCGGCCATCCGCAAAATCGAAGCGTCGGTGCGGGCCAAGAACTACCGGATTCAAGATGTCGTGCTGGGTGTGGTGAAGAGCGACGCGTTCCGGATGCGCATGGTGCCGGTCGCTCAGGCAGCACTCCCCGCGAGCGGGGCATCAGTCGGCCACAGCCGCTGA
- a CDS encoding DUF1552 domain-containing protein → MQFLTGKAMPRRQFVQSLSATIALPYLNAMVPRGQSIMGSANAAPRLIAIEMVHGAAGSNDIGSKLNFWSPAATGRDFDLSPSALSSLDKYREYMTIISNTDVREAEPAAPPEIGGDHFRSSATFLTQTHPKQTEGSDVKIATSLDQLYAQRFGQETPIPSMQLCIENVDQAGGCSYGYACVYTDSISWKSPTEPLPVIRDPRVAFEKLFGVGGNSAERADRRRSRRSILDFVSGQMTSLSRGLDADDRHRMDRYLTDIREVERRIQMVEARNTSGEERQLAAAPAGVPDSFKEHVELMFDIQALAFAADVTRVFSFKMSRDGTSRTYPESGTDKGFHPASHHGGGEKGVRDFQLLNKYHVSMLPYLLDKLKSIQEGESNMLDKTMIIYGSPMGDPNVHNHRRCPLMLLGKAENRLAGNLHIKAPDGTPMANAMLSMMHTLGMNDLTTFGDSTGALNLNSHA, encoded by the coding sequence ATGCAGTTTTTGACGGGAAAGGCGATGCCTCGCCGACAGTTCGTGCAGTCGCTCAGCGCGACCATCGCGCTGCCGTACTTGAATGCCATGGTCCCGCGCGGCCAGAGCATCATGGGCTCCGCCAACGCGGCGCCACGACTGATCGCGATCGAAATGGTGCACGGTGCCGCCGGCTCGAACGACATCGGCTCGAAGCTCAACTTCTGGTCGCCGGCCGCGACCGGTCGTGACTTCGACCTATCGCCGTCGGCGTTGTCCTCGCTGGACAAGTACCGCGAGTACATGACGATCATCAGCAACACCGACGTGCGCGAAGCCGAGCCGGCGGCGCCGCCCGAGATCGGCGGTGACCACTTCCGCTCGAGCGCGACGTTCCTCACACAGACGCACCCGAAGCAGACCGAAGGCTCCGACGTCAAGATTGCCACGTCGCTCGATCAGCTCTATGCGCAGCGCTTCGGACAGGAGACGCCGATCCCCTCCATGCAGCTGTGCATCGAGAACGTCGATCAGGCGGGCGGCTGCTCGTACGGCTATGCCTGCGTGTACACGGACTCGATCAGCTGGAAGTCCCCCACCGAACCGCTGCCGGTCATTCGCGATCCGCGGGTGGCCTTCGAGAAGCTCTTCGGCGTGGGCGGCAACAGCGCCGAGCGCGCCGACCGTCGGCGCTCGCGCCGCAGCATTCTCGACTTCGTGTCGGGGCAGATGACGTCACTGTCGCGCGGGCTCGATGCCGACGACCGTCACCGCATGGACCGCTACCTCACGGATATCCGCGAGGTCGAGCGCCGTATTCAGATGGTGGAAGCGCGCAACACGAGCGGCGAGGAACGGCAGCTGGCCGCCGCGCCGGCGGGTGTGCCCGATTCATTCAAGGAACACGTCGAACTGATGTTCGACATTCAGGCGTTGGCGTTCGCGGCCGATGTGACGCGCGTGTTCTCGTTCAAGATGAGCCGCGACGGCACCAGTCGCACCTATCCGGAAAGCGGCACTGACAAGGGATTCCACCCGGCGTCGCACCACGGCGGCGGGGAGAAGGGTGTGCGCGACTTCCAGCTGCTCAACAAGTACCATGTGTCGATGCTGCCGTATCTGCTCGACAAGTTGAAAAGCATCCAGGAAGGCGAGAGCAACATGCTCGACAAGACGATGATCATCTACGGTTCGCCGATGGGCGACCCGAACGTGCACAACCATCGTCGCTGCCCGCTCATGCTGCTCGGCAAGGCCGAGAATCGTCTCGCCGGCAACCTGCATATCAAGGCGCCGGACGGTACGCCGATGGCGAATGCCATGCTCAGCATGATGCACACGCTCGGCATGAACGACCTCACCACGTTTGGTGACAGCACAGGTGCCCTCAACCTGAATTCCCATGCCTAA
- a CDS encoding ankyrin repeat domain-containing protein, with the protein MPKQVAGHVVLRAPKRLATVGMALGAALLLSAGNPSSDSPLADAVMRGDSAGLRVLLKQGVDVNEVQGDGMTALHWAASRGNLAATHMLVSAGARLDPVTRNGNYTPLHLAAQNGRAETVKALLAAGADVNAATSSGGASALHFAASSGDAATIDALVDKGASVNVREAAFSQTPLMWAAAANRVSAITALVKRGADIEAETRTQSIPEQEKKDRAYLVTRSRRMAAMKSAEALLAPAAVAAAPLAAPVPASATMPRTAVPTAVAAAPTGNSDTRITPTAGDRRQRGPSYGDLVGSKGGNTALLLAVRDGQSAAVNALLMAGAKVNHASAGDSTTPLLMATINGRFDLAKTLLDRGADPMLASTANATPLYAVINVVWAPKAAYPQPVAQYQSNVSYLELMEALIKAGADVNVRLTKHLWYMSYNFDQLSVSTAGATPFWRAAYGTDLEAMKLLLKYGADPNVATIKPAGRLPGSEELDADVAAGKDPSGLPPVPDNGPGVLAIHAASGAGYGEGFAANAHRHAPDSWVPTVKFLVEELKADVNARDFKGYTPLHHAAARGDNDLIKYLVSKGADVMAVARTGQTTVDMANGAVQRIPPFLDTIELLEKMGAKNNHKCKSC; encoded by the coding sequence ATGCCTAAGCAGGTGGCGGGACACGTCGTGCTGCGCGCCCCGAAGCGGCTGGCTACGGTGGGAATGGCGCTGGGCGCGGCCCTGCTGCTGTCCGCAGGCAATCCGTCGTCGGACTCGCCGCTGGCGGATGCCGTCATGCGCGGCGACAGCGCCGGGCTGCGTGTGCTGCTCAAGCAGGGCGTCGACGTGAACGAAGTGCAGGGCGATGGCATGACCGCGCTGCATTGGGCGGCGTCGCGCGGCAATCTTGCCGCGACGCACATGCTCGTTTCCGCTGGTGCGCGGTTGGATCCGGTCACGCGCAACGGCAACTACACGCCGTTGCATCTGGCCGCGCAGAACGGACGCGCCGAGACGGTGAAGGCACTCTTGGCCGCGGGGGCAGACGTGAATGCCGCCACCTCGTCCGGTGGCGCTTCGGCACTGCACTTCGCGGCCTCGAGCGGTGATGCGGCCACGATCGACGCGCTGGTCGACAAGGGTGCCTCGGTGAACGTACGTGAAGCGGCGTTCTCGCAGACGCCGCTCATGTGGGCGGCGGCGGCCAATCGCGTGTCGGCGATTACCGCGCTGGTGAAGCGCGGCGCCGACATCGAAGCGGAAACGCGTACGCAGAGCATCCCCGAGCAGGAGAAGAAAGATCGCGCGTACCTGGTCACGCGCTCGCGTAGAATGGCGGCGATGAAATCGGCGGAAGCGTTGTTGGCGCCTGCCGCGGTTGCGGCCGCGCCCTTGGCCGCACCGGTGCCCGCATCCGCCACGATGCCGAGAACGGCCGTCCCCACTGCCGTCGCGGCCGCCCCAACCGGCAACTCCGACACGCGCATCACCCCGACGGCAGGCGATCGCCGGCAGCGTGGTCCGTCGTACGGAGATCTGGTAGGCAGCAAGGGTGGCAACACCGCATTGTTGCTGGCGGTGCGTGATGGCCAGTCGGCCGCCGTGAATGCGCTGTTGATGGCGGGAGCGAAGGTGAATCACGCCAGCGCCGGTGACAGCACCACGCCGCTCTTGATGGCGACGATCAACGGGCGCTTCGATCTGGCCAAGACCCTGCTCGATCGCGGCGCCGATCCAATGCTCGCGAGTACGGCCAACGCCACGCCGCTGTATGCGGTCATCAATGTGGTGTGGGCGCCGAAGGCAGCGTATCCGCAGCCGGTGGCGCAATATCAGTCGAACGTCAGCTATCTCGAACTGATGGAAGCGCTGATCAAGGCCGGCGCCGATGTGAACGTGCGGCTTACGAAGCACCTGTGGTACATGTCGTACAACTTCGACCAGCTCAGTGTCAGCACGGCTGGCGCCACCCCGTTCTGGCGCGCGGCGTACGGCACCGATCTCGAGGCAATGAAGTTGTTGCTGAAGTACGGCGCCGATCCGAACGTGGCCACGATCAAGCCGGCCGGTCGCTTGCCCGGCTCCGAAGAGCTCGATGCCGATGTGGCGGCAGGGAAGGACCCGTCAGGATTGCCGCCGGTACCCGACAACGGCCCAGGTGTGCTCGCAATTCATGCGGCCAGCGGCGCCGGCTACGGCGAAGGCTTTGCCGCCAACGCGCATCGTCATGCACCAGACAGCTGGGTGCCCACGGTCAAGTTTCTGGTGGAAGAGCTCAAGGCGGACGTGAATGCCCGCGACTTCAAGGGCTACACGCCGTTGCATCACGCGGCGGCGCGCGGTGACAACGACTTGATCAAGTATCTCGTGAGCAAGGGCGCCGACGTCATGGCCGTCGCCCGTACCGGTCAGACCACGGTCGATATGGCCAACGGTGCGGTGCAGCGTATTCCGCCGTTCCTCGACACCATCGAACTACTCGAGAAGATGGGCGCGAAGAACAATCACAAGTGCAAGAGCTGCTGA
- a CDS encoding S8 family serine peptidase, protein MQSPSLAVLPARPFALLLPLALPLVLTLGACARASVTTTPEPAMQPVMQAPIQVAPAPPAPAASDTARADWQRLDYDTDRVMGVGSERAIRELLASRQPRRRVVVAVVDGGVDTAHTRLTSSLWKNPREVAGNGKDDDGNGVVDDVFGWNALATADGTPVRYDTFELTRLYAACRNQPAGALTPKPPITACSDLASEYRDKAKEVKSTLLQVENIDEILRGVERVLGTALNGAPVTRASVTALRPASANVEEAKRMWLRLDADGLNASEIAKAREAYDSQAKYALDTLFNPRSPQRVAGTRDVTGPDATHGTHVAGIIGARRGDGAAMQGIAPNVDIMAVRAVPDGDERDVDVARAIRYAVDNGAQIVNMSFGKAYSPAKASVDSAVRYAESKGVLLVHAAGNEGENNDQTPSFPTPVLSGGTRAANWIEVGASSWKPLASLPAEFSNYGREQVDLFAPGVDILSTVPGSVLKRESGTSMAAPVVSGVAALLMAYFPELTAMQVRDILLESVRKLPELEVRRPGDGAKVKFTSLSRTGGVIDAYAAVKLALQRVAPRP, encoded by the coding sequence ATGCAGAGTCCTTCGCTCGCTGTACTCCCTGCTCGTCCGTTCGCGCTGCTGCTCCCGCTCGCGCTGCCGTTGGTGCTTACGCTTGGCGCCTGCGCGCGCGCCTCCGTGACCACGACGCCCGAGCCGGCCATGCAGCCGGTGATGCAGGCCCCGATTCAGGTGGCACCAGCACCGCCAGCACCGGCCGCGTCTGACACGGCGCGCGCCGATTGGCAGCGACTCGACTACGATACCGATCGCGTGATGGGTGTGGGATCGGAACGCGCGATTCGCGAATTGCTGGCCTCGCGGCAGCCACGTCGTCGCGTCGTGGTGGCCGTCGTGGACGGTGGCGTCGATACGGCGCACACCCGCCTCACCAGCTCGTTGTGGAAGAACCCGCGCGAGGTCGCCGGCAACGGCAAGGATGACGATGGCAATGGCGTAGTCGATGACGTGTTCGGTTGGAATGCCCTCGCCACCGCCGACGGCACCCCGGTGCGCTACGACACGTTCGAGCTCACGCGCTTGTACGCGGCGTGCCGCAATCAGCCGGCCGGCGCGCTGACGCCCAAGCCGCCCATCACCGCCTGCAGTGACCTGGCGTCGGAATACCGAGACAAGGCGAAGGAAGTGAAGTCCACGCTCCTGCAGGTGGAGAACATCGACGAAATTCTGCGCGGTGTCGAGCGCGTGCTCGGCACGGCCCTCAACGGTGCGCCGGTCACGCGGGCGTCGGTCACCGCGCTGCGCCCGGCATCTGCCAACGTGGAAGAAGCCAAGCGGATGTGGCTGCGGCTCGATGCGGATGGTCTCAATGCCAGCGAAATCGCGAAGGCGCGCGAAGCCTACGACTCGCAGGCGAAGTACGCGCTCGACACGCTGTTCAATCCGCGCTCGCCCCAGCGCGTGGCCGGTACGCGCGACGTGACGGGACCCGACGCGACCCACGGCACGCATGTGGCGGGCATCATCGGGGCGCGGCGTGGCGATGGCGCGGCCATGCAGGGCATCGCCCCGAATGTCGACATCATGGCCGTTCGTGCGGTACCCGACGGCGACGAGCGCGACGTCGATGTCGCGCGGGCGATCCGCTACGCGGTGGACAACGGGGCGCAGATCGTGAACATGAGTTTCGGCAAAGCCTACTCGCCCGCCAAGGCGTCGGTCGATTCCGCGGTGCGCTACGCCGAATCGAAGGGCGTACTGCTGGTGCATGCGGCCGGCAACGAAGGCGAGAACAACGACCAGACGCCGTCATTTCCCACGCCCGTGCTCAGCGGCGGGACGCGCGCAGCGAATTGGATCGAAGTGGGCGCCTCGAGCTGGAAGCCGCTGGCGTCGCTGCCAGCCGAGTTCTCGAACTACGGACGCGAGCAGGTCGACCTGTTCGCGCCGGGCGTCGATATTCTCTCCACGGTGCCGGGCAGTGTCCTCAAACGCGAAAGCGGCACCAGTATGGCGGCGCCGGTCGTGTCGGGAGTGGCCGCGTTGCTGATGGCCTACTTCCCGGAACTCACCGCGATGCAGGTGCGCGACATTCTGTTGGAGTCGGTGCGCAAGCTGCCCGAGCTCGAAGTTCGGCGACCGGGTGATGGTGCGAAAGTGAAGTTCACCTCGCTGTCGCGTACCGGCGGCGTGATCGATGCCTACGCCGCCGTGAAGCTGGCCTTGCAGCGCGTGGCGCCGCGGCCGTAG
- a CDS encoding carboxypeptidase-like regulatory domain-containing protein codes for MLRAMLRAMLPAMIPHVLLAQGTGTLAVTVTATQTGVSLPYAVVALPDRSIERFTDAGGRATIVALPAGSYDIAVRRIGFAPHRGRVVIEAGLVTSASITLSQIPVQLTGMLVRPREVCTKPGMPDRARDPAVFDIVELLRENADQFRLLTSQYPFRYATQRVLAAVADSTVFVQTVDTLVAESKSLGGYRPGRVVREQRAPGGRTETTMSIPVLSDIAAPSFLANHCFHFGGVVAEGTETWVRLEVRAADKLRSPDVHGTFFLDSATAQLRRMELELSRPERLPRRLQGIRTVAVSTTFREITPGLSLIDRVCAINWQKPFQGRGRRHPVEVQQLTAYRFDTAPPDAPMASAYNSPAWQPRTQLTRDVLWCDGMGTSG; via the coding sequence ATGCTACGGGCGATGTTGCGGGCGATGTTGCCCGCGATGATTCCGCATGTGCTGCTGGCGCAAGGCACCGGTACGCTCGCCGTGACCGTCACCGCGACGCAAACCGGCGTGTCGTTGCCCTACGCCGTGGTGGCCCTGCCCGACCGTAGCATCGAGCGCTTTACCGACGCGGGCGGACGCGCCACCATCGTCGCCCTTCCCGCTGGCAGCTATGACATCGCGGTGCGTCGTATCGGGTTCGCGCCGCATCGCGGTCGCGTGGTGATCGAGGCCGGCCTCGTGACATCGGCTTCGATCACGCTGTCCCAGATTCCGGTGCAACTCACGGGCATGCTCGTGCGCCCGCGCGAGGTCTGCACCAAACCCGGCATGCCCGACCGGGCGCGCGATCCGGCGGTATTCGACATCGTGGAGCTGCTCCGGGAGAACGCCGATCAATTTCGTCTCCTCACCTCGCAGTATCCCTTTCGGTACGCGACGCAGCGCGTGCTGGCGGCCGTCGCCGACAGCACCGTGTTCGTGCAGACCGTCGATACGCTGGTGGCGGAGAGCAAGTCGCTGGGGGGCTATCGTCCCGGTCGCGTCGTCCGTGAACAACGGGCCCCCGGTGGCCGGACCGAGACCACGATGTCGATTCCCGTGCTATCAGACATTGCCGCCCCGTCGTTCCTCGCCAACCACTGTTTTCACTTCGGGGGCGTCGTCGCCGAAGGCACCGAGACCTGGGTGCGGCTCGAGGTGCGCGCCGCCGACAAGCTGCGCTCGCCCGATGTCCACGGCACCTTCTTTCTGGACAGTGCCACGGCGCAGTTGCGGCGTATGGAACTCGAGCTGAGCCGCCCCGAACGCTTGCCGCGCCGACTGCAGGGCATCCGCACGGTGGCCGTGTCCACCACGTTCCGGGAAATCACGCCGGGCTTGTCGCTGATCGATCGTGTGTGCGCGATCAACTGGCAGAAACCATTTCAGGGACGTGGCCGGCGTCATCCCGTCGAAGTGCAGCAGCTCACGGCGTATCGGTTCGACACGGCGCCGCCCGACGCGCCGATGGCGAGTGCGTACAACTCGCCGGCGTGGCAACCTCGCACACAGCTCACCCGAGACGTACTCTGGTGCGATGGCATGGGCACCAGCGGCTAA
- a CDS encoding deoxyribodipyrimidine photo-lyase/cryptochrome family protein, with the protein MPALQLVWYKRDLRIADHAPLAGAMDAGPVVGVYVHETEQHHAADRDVRHERVLRDALDELSAAWQSRGGHLIELHGALPEVFDALHRVLRYSAIWAHEETWNALSYARDRRVRAWARHAGVTMHELPSNGVVRRLASRDGWAETWQQRMRSRVVPAPDQIGSPDAATTSAALQALPADMRTTTGAIIVPPWSDWQRGGEARGHALLQSFLSARGQDYRRAMSSPNEAPSTCSRISVALSFGSLSVRQAYQAARQRARELRDDTRIRHDGDAAQWSQSLVSFASRLHWHCHFMQKLEDEPRLETTHYASVFDGLRPAQPDTERLRAWRDGQTGYPLVDACMRSLRVTGWLTFRMRAMVMSFASYHLWLDWRHTGPVLARWFTDYEPGIHWTQCQMQSGTTGINTIRIYNPYKQAEEHDAAGAFVRRWVPELSALSDADLVRPEQTPLMMQQMTGCVVGRDYPLPIVHHETAYAFARDRMHAIKLAAQRSGSAQRVYDRHGSRRTPLDARTR; encoded by the coding sequence ATGCCCGCCCTGCAACTCGTCTGGTATAAGCGCGATCTCCGCATCGCCGATCACGCGCCGCTCGCGGGAGCGATGGACGCCGGGCCTGTGGTGGGCGTGTACGTGCACGAGACGGAGCAACACCACGCGGCCGACCGCGACGTGCGGCACGAACGCGTACTGCGTGACGCGCTCGACGAGCTCAGCGCCGCCTGGCAATCACGAGGTGGCCACCTCATCGAGCTGCACGGCGCACTTCCCGAGGTGTTCGACGCGTTGCACCGCGTGCTCCGCTACTCGGCGATCTGGGCCCATGAGGAAACGTGGAATGCCTTGAGCTACGCGCGCGATCGACGCGTCCGTGCGTGGGCGAGGCATGCCGGCGTCACGATGCATGAACTGCCCAGCAACGGCGTCGTGCGTCGGCTCGCGTCGCGCGACGGCTGGGCGGAGACCTGGCAGCAGCGCATGCGATCGCGCGTCGTTCCCGCACCAGACCAAATCGGGTCGCCGGATGCGGCGACCACGAGCGCGGCATTGCAGGCGTTACCGGCTGACATGCGCACGACGACCGGCGCGATCATTGTGCCGCCGTGGTCGGACTGGCAGCGAGGCGGTGAGGCACGCGGGCATGCGCTGCTGCAGTCGTTTCTGTCGGCGCGTGGACAGGACTATCGCCGCGCCATGTCGAGCCCGAACGAGGCACCGTCAACGTGCAGCCGGATTTCCGTGGCGCTGTCCTTTGGATCGCTCTCGGTACGTCAGGCGTACCAGGCGGCCCGACAGCGCGCGCGTGAGCTGCGAGACGACACGCGCATCCGGCATGACGGCGATGCGGCGCAGTGGTCGCAGAGCCTGGTAAGCTTTGCCTCTCGGCTGCACTGGCATTGCCACTTCATGCAGAAGCTCGAAGACGAGCCGCGCCTCGAGACCACGCATTACGCGTCGGTGTTCGACGGATTGCGCCCGGCGCAGCCGGATACGGAGCGACTGCGTGCGTGGCGCGACGGCCAGACCGGGTACCCGTTGGTGGATGCCTGCATGCGTTCGCTGCGCGTGACCGGCTGGCTCACGTTCCGCATGCGGGCGATGGTGATGAGCTTCGCGAGCTATCATCTCTGGTTGGACTGGCGACACACCGGGCCGGTGCTGGCGCGCTGGTTCACCGACTACGAACCCGGCATTCACTGGACGCAGTGTCAGATGCAGTCGGGCACCACCGGAATCAATACGATCCGCATCTACAATCCGTACAAGCAGGCCGAGGAGCACGACGCGGCGGGTGCGTTCGTGCGTCGGTGGGTGCCCGAACTGTCGGCCTTGTCCGATGCCGATCTGGTGCGCCCCGAGCAGACGCCGCTCATGATGCAGCAGATGACGGGCTGTGTCGTCGGGCGGGACTATCCGCTGCCGATCGTGCACCACGAAACGGCGTATGCGTTCGCGCGGGACCGTATGCACGCGATCAAGCTGGCGGCACAGCGATCAGGAAGTGCGCAGCGCGTGTACGATCGGCACGGCTCGCGGAGAACGCCGCTCGATGCGCGGACACGGTAG